The following proteins are encoded in a genomic region of Methylococcales bacterium:
- a CDS encoding RnfABCDGE type electron transport complex subunit B, with translation MLINIGIAALFMIALGIVLAIILAVANKKLFVYEDPRIEAVDDMLPQAQCGACGTPGCRPFAEAVVSGVKNPAACTVNSPEGNAEIADFIGVNMGNHEKVVARLACAGGTHVARTRAKYEGMQSCQAAAAVAGGGKGCNWGCLGLADCAEVCDFNAIFMDEHGLPIVIEDKCTACNDCIVVCPKDLFSLQPVSEQLFVACKSLAEGDVAEKECDVACTACERCVKDAPEGLIEIKNNLAVINYEKYADFEVNRTPIERCPTGAIVWIDSPLGTTRSSTGKESKKILRTESLPLG, from the coding sequence ATGTTAATTAATATCGGTATAGCTGCTTTATTTATGATTGCTCTTGGCATTGTGCTAGCGATTATTTTAGCGGTTGCCAATAAAAAACTTTTTGTTTATGAAGACCCTCGAATTGAAGCGGTTGATGACATGCTTCCACAAGCACAATGCGGTGCCTGTGGAACACCTGGTTGCCGTCCCTTTGCAGAAGCTGTGGTTTCAGGGGTTAAAAATCCAGCGGCCTGTACCGTTAATAGCCCCGAAGGAAATGCTGAAATTGCCGATTTTATTGGTGTGAACATGGGCAATCATGAAAAGGTAGTCGCCCGTCTAGCCTGTGCGGGAGGAACTCATGTTGCTCGAACACGGGCAAAATATGAAGGGATGCAATCCTGTCAGGCAGCGGCTGCGGTTGCAGGGGGCGGTAAAGGCTGTAACTGGGGCTGTTTAGGGCTAGCGGATTGTGCCGAAGTCTGTGATTTTAATGCCATTTTCATGGATGAACATGGATTACCGATTGTTATTGAAGATAAATGTACCGCCTGTAACGATTGTATTGTCGTGTGTCCTAAAGATTTATTTTCACTGCAACCCGTCAGTGAACAACTGTTTGTTGCCTGTAAAAGTCTTGCCGAAGGTGATGTTGCCGAAAAAGAATGCGATGTTGCGTGTACGGCTTGTGAACGCTGTGTGAAAGATGCCCCTGAAGGCTTAATTGAAATTAAAAACAATCTTGCCGTGATTAATTATGAAAAATACGCTGATTTTGAAGTCAATAGAACCCCTATCGAACGTTGCCCAACAGGCGCTATTGTCTGGATAGATAGCCCGCTAGGGACAACACGCTCCAGTACAGGAAAAGAATCTAAGAAAATTTTACGGACCGAATCGCTCCCTCTAGGTTAG
- a CDS encoding OadG family transporter subunit: protein MNEMMSVGVEIMLVGMGTVFLFLAMLIVTVNGMSKLIERFVVEETTETTETTAVKGVNPQVVAAISTAVHQYRKKHSV from the coding sequence ATGAATGAAATGATGTCAGTAGGGGTAGAAATAATGTTGGTAGGAATGGGAACGGTGTTTTTATTTCTAGCCATGTTAATTGTTACGGTCAATGGAATGTCAAAATTGATTGAACGTTTTGTCGTTGAAGAAACGACCGAAACAACCGAAACGACCGCAGTAAAAGGCGTTAACCCTCAAGTTGTTGCCGCAATTAGTACCGCCGTCCATCAATATAGAAAAAAACACAGCGTTTGA